Proteins from a single region of Candidatus Margulisiibacteriota bacterium:
- the dnaA gene encoding chromosomal replication initiator protein DnaA: protein MTEVDINAIWNQVLPLLEKSLNRPIFEALISSTKPLGLAAGRFTVAVPNRVVKEWLSQYCVTLLEVELRVFLPELLTVEFAVGSEDLFTTPLFEPAGPPVKRTPQPINQYLNTRYTFETFVVGHGNRFAHAAALAVSESPATAYNPFFLYGGVGLGKTHLMQAIGHRVLLKHPNTKILYTTSETFTNELINSIRDDKTTQFRNKYRNIDVLMVDDVQFIAGKERTQEEFFHTFNALYESNKQIVVSSDRPPKEMTTLEERLRSRFEWGLTTDIQPPDFETRIAILKKKADLSGIIISDEILSFIASKVISNIRKLEGALIRVVAFASLNNSEIDLPLVDRVLKDVSTSAGEGLNISIDIIKKASAEHFGVRLEDLSAKIRTANIALARQTAMYLARTLTAASLPKIGAEFGGRDHTTVLHACEKIRQALKARAEIADAIKMITANVKKFTASPV from the coding sequence ATGACAGAAGTTGATATCAATGCGATCTGGAATCAGGTCCTCCCTTTGCTCGAGAAGAGCCTCAATCGGCCGATCTTCGAGGCCCTGATCTCATCCACCAAGCCGCTCGGCCTGGCCGCCGGCCGTTTTACCGTAGCCGTCCCTAATCGGGTAGTTAAAGAGTGGCTCTCGCAATATTGCGTGACCTTACTCGAGGTTGAACTGCGCGTTTTTCTCCCTGAGCTATTAACGGTCGAGTTCGCCGTCGGCTCGGAAGATCTTTTCACGACGCCGCTTTTTGAGCCGGCCGGCCCGCCGGTCAAGCGGACGCCGCAGCCGATCAACCAGTATCTCAATACCCGCTATACCTTCGAGACTTTTGTGGTCGGGCATGGGAACCGCTTCGCGCACGCGGCCGCCCTGGCCGTATCCGAAAGTCCCGCCACCGCCTACAATCCTTTCTTCCTGTACGGCGGAGTAGGGCTGGGGAAGACCCATTTGATGCAGGCGATCGGCCATCGCGTCCTGCTCAAGCATCCCAACACCAAGATCCTCTACACTACCTCCGAGACTTTCACCAACGAACTGATCAACTCCATCCGCGACGACAAAACAACCCAGTTCCGCAACAAATACCGCAACATCGACGTCCTGATGGTCGACGACGTCCAGTTCATCGCCGGCAAGGAGCGGACCCAGGAAGAGTTTTTCCACACCTTCAACGCCCTGTATGAGTCCAACAAACAGATCGTGGTCAGCTCCGACCGCCCGCCGAAAGAGATGACCACGCTCGAAGAACGGCTCCGCTCGCGCTTTGAGTGGGGGTTGACCACCGATATCCAGCCGCCTGATTTTGAGACCAGGATCGCCATCCTGAAAAAGAAGGCCGACTTGAGCGGCATCATCATCTCCGACGAGATCCTCTCGTTCATTGCCAGCAAGGTCATCTCTAATATCCGCAAGCTCGAGGGAGCCCTGATCCGGGTCGTTGCTTTCGCCTCCCTTAATAACAGCGAGATCGACCTGCCGCTCGTCGATCGGGTACTCAAAGATGTCTCCACCTCGGCCGGCGAGGGGTTAAATATTTCCATTGATATCATTAAAAAGGCTTCGGCCGAGCATTTTGGCGTCCGCCTCGAGGACCTGTCCGCCAAGATCCGGACCGCGAACATCGCGCTGGCCCGCCAGACCGCCATGTACCTGGCCAGGACCCTGACCGCCGCCTCTTTGCCGAAGATCGGGGCCGAATTTGGCGGGCGCGACCATACCACGGTCCTCCACGCCTGCGAAAAGATCAGGCAGGCGCTTAAAGCCCGGGCCGAGATCGCCGATGCCATAAAAATGATCACGGCCAACGTTAAGAAGTTCACAGCCTCGCCTGTGTAG
- a CDS encoding DUF721 domain-containing protein, with product MPQRLASIIQGLDSGVAAAIKNCQLTSLWAEVVDERLRRHTDAVKIKERVLYVAATNSVWASELTYLKKELIEKFNRLAGEGAIRDIKFKTMEVN from the coding sequence TTGCCGCAGAGACTCGCGTCTATTATTCAAGGTTTAGATAGCGGCGTGGCCGCGGCGATCAAGAATTGCCAGCTAACATCGTTGTGGGCGGAGGTGGTCGACGAGCGCCTCCGGCGCCACACCGACGCGGTCAAGATCAAGGAGCGGGTCCTCTATGTGGCCGCGACCAATAGCGTCTGGGCAAGCGAACTGACTTACCTCAAAAAAGAGCTGATCGAAAAATTCAACAGGCTGGCCGGAGAAGGGGCCATCCGGGACATTAAGTTCAAAACGATGGAGGTAAATTAA
- the jag gene encoding RNA-binding cell elongation regulator Jag/EloR, with the protein MKNVVMKGKNVDDAVAAACSVLGVAKEAVSVRVISEGRPAVMGIIGGAEAEVEVGLKEGAAEEARIALQAILDKMELMAAASIESETETDVTLDVKGEDIARIIGKEGAMLKSLETVVTAMVGKIMGARVRVHIDAGGYRQKRVDVLEKLAGEVVAEVKESGKERVMPPMEPADRRAIHLFLKDNPDVTSVSRGEGRDRRLVIAPKQ; encoded by the coding sequence ATGAAAAATGTAGTTATGAAGGGAAAAAACGTTGACGACGCGGTTGCGGCGGCTTGTTCGGTCTTGGGGGTTGCCAAGGAGGCGGTCAGTGTCAGGGTGATTAGTGAGGGGCGGCCGGCGGTCATGGGGATCATTGGTGGAGCAGAGGCCGAGGTCGAAGTAGGGTTAAAGGAAGGCGCGGCGGAAGAAGCGAGGATAGCTCTTCAGGCGATTTTAGATAAGATGGAATTAATGGCCGCCGCTTCGATTGAATCGGAAACAGAAACGGACGTGACTTTAGATGTAAAGGGGGAGGATATCGCTCGGATCATCGGCAAGGAAGGGGCGATGCTTAAGTCGTTGGAAACGGTTGTAACAGCCATGGTCGGAAAGATAATGGGGGCCAGGGTTCGCGTTCACATAGACGCCGGCGGCTACCGGCAAAAGAGGGTCGATGTGCTGGAGAAACTGGCGGGGGAGGTCGTTGCCGAGGTCAAGGAGAGCGGCAAGGAGCGGGTTATGCCTCCAATGGAGCCAGCTGACCGCAGGGCAATTCATCTGTTTTTAAAGGACAATCCTGATGTTACAAGCGTTAGCCGTGGCGAGGGGAGAGACCGGAGATTAGTGATCGCCCCGAAGCAATAG
- the rseP gene encoding RIP metalloprotease RseP: MLISLLAFVVVFSFIALSHELGHFIWAKRAGIRVFEFGVGFGPRLFAVEKNGTTFSLCLIPVLAFVRIAGEGDSDEDRACPEAERFQSKTIWQKVQALAAGPLVNIAAAFVLLTILFAFAGIPSHPSNEIGAINKNSVAEKAGLKVGDKLVAINGIEFKEMTAAIEFIHKNGGKNLTLVVSRGGQKLAIKATPKYNPKMKIALLGFSPKPVYRSVNLLQAVYHGATQTYSMVAQTLTVVWLLVRGGVSLGDLAGPIGIAQITGQYAQTGLISLVYFTAFISVNIGVLNLLPLPALDGGRLVFVLLEWVRRKPVNPELENKIHQWGLVALLALMAVVSVGDVLRIFRK; encoded by the coding sequence ATGTTGATCAGCCTTCTCGCCTTCGTGGTCGTGTTTTCGTTCATCGCGCTCTCCCATGAACTCGGCCATTTTATTTGGGCCAAACGGGCCGGCATTCGGGTCTTTGAATTCGGGGTCGGTTTTGGCCCGCGTCTCTTCGCCGTCGAAAAAAACGGGACGACTTTTTCTCTCTGCCTGATCCCGGTCCTCGCCTTTGTCCGGATCGCGGGAGAGGGGGACTCGGATGAAGATCGGGCCTGCCCCGAAGCCGAGCGGTTCCAGTCCAAAACTATCTGGCAAAAAGTCCAGGCCTTGGCCGCTGGACCATTGGTCAACATCGCGGCCGCCTTCGTTTTGCTCACTATCCTTTTTGCTTTTGCCGGGATCCCCTCCCACCCCTCCAACGAGATCGGGGCGATCAATAAAAATTCTGTGGCGGAAAAGGCTGGCTTAAAAGTTGGCGATAAGCTCGTCGCGATCAACGGGATAGAGTTCAAGGAGATGACCGCGGCTATTGAGTTCATCCATAAAAATGGTGGTAAAAATTTAACCCTGGTCGTTAGTCGGGGGGGTCAAAAACTGGCCATCAAGGCCACCCCAAAATACAACCCCAAAATGAAGATCGCCCTCCTCGGCTTCTCGCCCAAACCGGTCTACCGGTCTGTCAACCTCCTCCAGGCCGTCTACCATGGCGCGACCCAAACCTACTCCATGGTCGCCCAGACCCTGACCGTGGTCTGGCTCCTGGTGCGGGGGGGAGTCTCACTCGGCGACCTGGCCGGCCCCATCGGCATCGCCCAGATCACCGGCCAGTACGCTCAAACCGGGCTGATCTCCCTGGTCTACTTCACCGCTTTTATCAGTGTCAATATCGGGGTGCTCAACCTCCTCCCCCTCCCGGCCCTGGATGGAGGCCGGCTGGTCTTTGTTCTGTTGGAGTGGGTCCGCCGCAAGCCGGTTAACCCGGAGCTGGAGAACAAGATCCATCAATGGGGATTGGTCGCCTTGCTCGCCCTTATGGCAGTCGTCTCGGTCGGGGACGTTCTAAGGATCTTCCGAAAGTAG
- the yidD gene encoding membrane protein insertion efficiency factor YidD, with protein MGLFSRVVIYLLTIYQKVKPRIFGMSCRYYPTCSSYAIEAIQKHGLIIGLYLALKRLIRCNQYFPGGFDPVP; from the coding sequence ATGGGCTTGTTTAGCCGGGTAGTTATATATTTGTTGACTATATACCAAAAAGTGAAACCGAGAATTTTTGGCATGAGTTGTCGCTACTACCCGACCTGTTCCAGCTACGCCATTGAGGCGATCCAGAAGCACGGTTTAATTATTGGCTTATATTTGGCGTTAAAACGCTTAATAAGGTGCAATCAATATTTTCCTGGCGGGTTTGATCCGGTCCCTTGA
- the folD gene encoding bifunctional methylenetetrahydrofolate dehydrogenase/methenyltetrahydrofolate cyclohydrolase FolD → MGKIIDGKLIAATIRGEVKNEIEKIKISGGRVPGLTVILVGDDPGSQVYVRNKERACQEVGISSEVKRLPATTTEAQLIELVRTLNADDKVDGILVQLPLPKGNDEIKILNEISPDKDVDGLHPLNMGKLFKGEKGGLIPCTPQGAIELILSTGIEIRGKEAVVVGRSNIVGKPLAMLLLQHHATVTICHSRTKDLGAVTRRADILVAAIGQPKMITGEMVKPGAVVIDVGTSRVGEKLAGDVDFESAKDVAGYITPVPGGVGPMTIAMLMKNTLAAAKLRS, encoded by the coding sequence ATGGGAAAAATAATTGATGGCAAATTAATTGCGGCCACGATCAGGGGAGAGGTTAAAAACGAGATCGAAAAAATTAAGATATCCGGAGGCCGTGTTCCAGGGTTGACCGTCATCTTGGTTGGAGATGATCCGGGCTCCCAGGTTTATGTCAGGAACAAGGAACGGGCCTGCCAGGAGGTCGGGATCAGCTCTGAAGTCAAACGACTGCCGGCTACAACGACCGAGGCGCAACTGATCGAGTTAGTCCGGACACTCAACGCGGATGATAAAGTTGATGGTATCCTGGTCCAACTTCCGCTGCCCAAAGGGAACGATGAAATTAAGATACTCAATGAGATCTCGCCAGACAAGGATGTTGATGGTCTTCACCCGCTGAACATGGGGAAGCTTTTCAAAGGTGAAAAAGGGGGCCTAATCCCTTGCACGCCGCAGGGGGCAATTGAGTTAATATTATCCACAGGAATAGAGATCAGGGGTAAGGAGGCGGTGGTGGTTGGGCGGAGCAACATTGTTGGCAAGCCCTTGGCCATGCTGCTTCTTCAGCATCATGCCACGGTCACTATTTGTCATTCGCGGACCAAGGACTTAGGTGCCGTAACCAGGCGGGCAGACATCCTGGTCGCGGCTATCGGCCAGCCGAAAATGATCACCGGAGAGATGGTCAAACCAGGGGCGGTGGTGATTGATGTCGGGACCAGCCGGGTGGGGGAGAAGCTGGCCGGTGATGTTGATTTTGAATCAGCTAAAGATGTGGCCGGCTATATTACCCCGGTGCCGGGAGGGGTTGGCCCGATGACCATTGCCATGTTAATGAAGAACACGTTGGCTGCGGCCAAGCTAAGAAGCTAG
- the rpmH gene encoding 50S ribosomal protein L34, with product MSTKRTFQPHARSRKSTHGFLVKMRTKGGKRVIANRRRKGRKLLAPK from the coding sequence ATGTCTACAAAAAGAACCTTCCAGCCCCACGCCAGAAGTCGCAAATCCACCCACGGTTTCCTGGTGAAGATGCGGACCAAAGGCGGCAAAAGGGTCATCGCCAACCGGCGCCGCAAAGGCAGGAAGCTGCTTGCTCCCAAATAG
- the dnaN gene encoding DNA polymerase III subunit beta: MEFSCEKKELQAGVNTVEKIVATRSTLPIIGNILFEAVKSGLKLSANNLEIGMELNLHAKVEKEGAVLLPAKTLSGLVAKLPEAVVSVKLGENGTVRISYNQSHFTLNSLPPDEFPSLPKVKEGKTIAVDPEVFAEMIKQTIFAVSTSEDKYVLTGVLLEIGKSGQAGDTSNIRLVATDGYRLAKSGKKIEVKGDQAASVIIPSKALVELAKRLENSDKETLKVTVANDQISFKLGEYYLVSRLIQGQFPDYKQVIPKKSATRVVLNNKDFLKAAERAAVIAAGSANVTSFEVKGGKMNITANTPDVGSVSELLSAEVKGSEKARASFNVRLITDVLGVIGQEKVVLELGEGLSPGVIKPEDNEDYLYIVMPIRTQEVA; the protein is encoded by the coding sequence ATGGAATTCAGTTGTGAGAAAAAAGAATTGCAGGCCGGAGTGAATACAGTGGAGAAAATTGTCGCGACCCGCAGCACCTTACCGATCATCGGCAACATCCTATTTGAAGCGGTTAAATCAGGTTTAAAACTTTCCGCCAATAATCTGGAAATAGGAATGGAACTGAACCTTCACGCCAAGGTAGAGAAAGAAGGGGCGGTCCTCTTGCCGGCCAAGACCTTGAGCGGGTTGGTCGCCAAATTGCCGGAAGCCGTCGTCAGCGTCAAATTAGGTGAGAACGGGACCGTGCGCATCAGTTATAACCAATCACACTTCACCTTGAATTCACTCCCACCAGATGAGTTTCCCTCCTTACCCAAGGTCAAGGAGGGGAAGACCATTGCCGTTGATCCGGAGGTCTTCGCGGAAATGATCAAGCAGACGATTTTTGCCGTTTCGACTAGTGAAGATAAATATGTTCTGACCGGTGTTTTGCTGGAAATAGGGAAAAGCGGGCAAGCGGGAGACACCTCTAATATTCGCTTGGTCGCGACCGATGGCTATCGCCTGGCCAAGAGCGGGAAAAAGATCGAAGTGAAGGGGGACCAGGCGGCCAGCGTCATTATTCCTTCTAAGGCCCTGGTCGAACTGGCCAAAAGGCTGGAGAACAGCGATAAAGAAACCCTCAAGGTCACGGTCGCTAACGACCAGATCAGTTTCAAGCTGGGAGAGTACTACCTGGTCTCGCGCTTGATCCAGGGGCAGTTCCCCGATTACAAGCAGGTCATACCGAAAAAGAGCGCGACCAGGGTCGTTTTGAACAACAAGGATTTCCTGAAAGCGGCGGAGCGGGCGGCGGTCATCGCAGCCGGCTCCGCTAACGTGACCTCCTTCGAAGTCAAAGGCGGCAAGATGAACATTACCGCCAATACGCCCGACGTGGGAAGCGTCAGCGAATTATTATCGGCCGAAGTGAAGGGGAGTGAAAAAGCGCGCGCCTCCTTCAACGTCCGGCTGATCACGGACGTTCTTGGGGTGATCGGCCAGGAAAAAGTTGTGCTGGAGCTGGGTGAGGGGCTAAGCCCCGGCGTCATCAAACCGGAAGATAACGAAGATTATCTCTACATTGTTATGCCGATCAGGACACAAGAGGTAGCTTAA
- a CDS encoding YidC/Oxa1 family membrane protein insertase, producing the protein MMLEVLKFFYAIGGHNYGLAIIWLTIAVNVALYPLTLSSIQQMAAMQKVQPKIQELQKKHKDDPAALQKETMGLYKAEGVNPLGGCLPVLLKLPFFLTLFWALQSKEFTAIIGTNVGFIPGWINDISKPDHLFILPILIGVSTWLSQKSMPQAPGQSQMMLYFMPIFIAFISYNFAAGVQIYWIVSNMMGWAQQAYIMTQKVKSRREL; encoded by the coding sequence ATGATGCTGGAGGTCCTCAAGTTCTTCTATGCGATAGGTGGTCACAACTACGGTTTAGCAATAATATGGTTGACTATTGCCGTTAATGTGGCCCTCTACCCCCTTACCTTATCATCTATACAACAGATGGCGGCAATGCAGAAGGTTCAGCCAAAAATTCAGGAATTACAGAAAAAGCACAAGGATGACCCAGCGGCCCTCCAAAAAGAGACGATGGGCTTGTATAAAGCTGAAGGCGTAAACCCCTTGGGGGGTTGTCTGCCGGTCCTTTTGAAGCTCCCTTTCTTTCTAACGCTATTTTGGGCGCTACAAAGCAAGGAGTTTACCGCTATTATTGGGACAAACGTCGGTTTTATCCCGGGATGGATCAACGACATCTCCAAGCCGGACCATCTGTTTATCTTGCCGATATTGATCGGCGTTAGCACCTGGCTATCGCAGAAGTCTATGCCGCAAGCGCCAGGACAAAGTCAAATGATGCTCTATTTTATGCCGATATTTATTGCTTTTATCAGTTATAACTTCGCGGCCGGGGTCCAGATCTACTGGATCGTTTCAAATATGATGGGTTGGGCCCAACAGGCCTATATTATGACGCAAAAGGTTAAAAGTAGGAGGGAATTATGA
- the mnmE gene encoding tRNA uridine-5-carboxymethylaminomethyl(34) synthesis GTPase MnmE — translation MKHSLDDTIAAITTPHGVGAVSSIRISGPRAVEALQAIFRPTKHSFPLESHHNYHGWLFNKDNKVDEVVAVYMAAPNSYTGEDVVEIDCHGGLLLTRQILELIIRQGVRLAEPGEFTKRAFLNGKVGLTKAEAIIDLINAKTERGVAGAANQLAGGIESEIAESRKKIVEILTGIEATIDFPDDVNGLTLAELGTQIKRIRGRVEALLATADLGRAIREGYRVAIIGQPNVGKSSLLNALLGADRAIVDDLPGTTRDTIEEIISLNGIPVIFIDTAGIRGGVGGVEGKGIERARIAAEKADLLLLVVDASQADPNKNEEGVGPSSGVPTITVLNKIDLVSAGATEEVREGRKTMATSALNGLGITELKEKIFQTIVGDKGINGVNKSFINLRQEESLIRANEALIRAEGAICAEIPIEALAIDLKESIIALGEANGEEVSDEVIDQIFSQFCVGK, via the coding sequence GTGAAACATTCACTCGATGATACTATCGCGGCGATCACTACGCCGCATGGGGTAGGGGCCGTCAGTTCGATTAGAATTAGCGGGCCGCGGGCGGTCGAGGCGCTTCAGGCGATTTTTAGGCCAACAAAGCATAGTTTTCCTCTAGAATCACACCATAATTACCACGGTTGGCTGTTTAACAAGGATAATAAGGTAGACGAAGTCGTAGCCGTTTATATGGCCGCCCCTAATAGCTATACTGGTGAAGATGTGGTGGAGATCGATTGCCATGGAGGCCTCCTATTAACCAGGCAAATCTTGGAGTTGATCATTCGCCAGGGGGTCAGACTGGCGGAGCCGGGGGAATTCACCAAGCGAGCATTTCTTAACGGTAAGGTTGGCTTAACAAAAGCAGAGGCGATCATTGATTTGATCAACGCCAAGACCGAAAGAGGGGTAGCTGGGGCGGCTAACCAACTAGCTGGCGGGATAGAAAGCGAGATCGCGGAGAGCAGAAAGAAGATAGTCGAAATACTGACTGGGATAGAGGCGACGATAGACTTTCCAGATGACGTAAATGGGTTAACTTTGGCAGAACTTGGAACACAGATCAAAAGGATCAGGGGGAGAGTTGAGGCGCTGCTAGCCACGGCAGACCTTGGCCGGGCGATCCGGGAGGGGTATAGGGTAGCGATAATCGGCCAACCTAACGTTGGCAAATCGTCGTTGCTGAACGCCTTGTTGGGGGCCGATCGGGCGATCGTCGATGATCTGCCAGGCACGACCCGGGACACGATTGAAGAGATCATCAGCCTTAACGGTATACCGGTGATCTTTATTGATACAGCCGGGATCCGGGGCGGAGTTGGAGGCGTTGAGGGGAAGGGGATAGAGAGGGCCAGAATAGCCGCGGAGAAGGCAGACCTATTGCTTTTGGTGGTTGATGCCAGTCAGGCAGACCCAAACAAAAACGAGGAAGGGGTAGGGCCTTCATCCGGCGTGCCGACAATCACAGTGTTAAACAAGATAGACTTGGTGAGCGCCGGTGCGACAGAAGAGGTGCGGGAGGGTAGAAAGACAATGGCGACATCGGCTTTGAATGGGCTGGGGATAACCGAATTAAAAGAGAAAATATTTCAGACCATAGTTGGGGATAAGGGGATAAACGGAGTGAATAAATCGTTCATTAACCTAAGGCAAGAAGAAAGTCTTATTCGCGCTAATGAGGCACTAATAAGGGCGGAAGGGGCCATATGCGCCGAAATACCCATAGAGGCACTGGCAATTGACTTAAAAGAGAGTATAATAGCCCTGGGTGAGGCTAATGGCGAAGAGGTCTCGGACGAGGTCATAGACCAGATCTTCAGCCAATTTTGTGTCGGGAAGTAG
- the gyrB gene encoding DNA topoisomerase (ATP-hydrolyzing) subunit B → MAKGKGGSDYDASKIKILGGIEAVRMRPGMYIGTTGKPGLHHLIYEVVDNSVDEALAGHCDKIRVTIHKDNSVSVEDNGRGIPFDLHPETKRPAAEVVLTTLHAGGKFGDSVYKVSGGLHGVGVSVVNALSDWMEVEIYRDGRMYHQRFETGKPGKEKITPAKDKERNGTTVTFHPDKTIFDDIEFEFETAKHRLQEVAFLNKGLTIVLADEREKEKLEEEYHYDGGIVEFVTSLSRGKEALYAPPAYCTGEKDNVFVEVAVQHLKDYYDENVYSYVNCIRTREGGTHLVGFKSALTKAINSYAKKNNMLKENEALAGEDVREGLTAVINLRIPSPQFEGQTKTKLGNSEVKGLVDSIVADGLGLYLDKNPAAGRAMIEKSLLAYRVRAAARKAQELERKKSALDTAMLPGKLADCSESDPAKCEVFIVEGDSAGGSAKQGRDRRFQAILPLKGKILNVEKARLDKILANNEIRTLITAIGPGCIAALKGDGNGESEVELTPDELKKRLRYHKIILLCDADVDGAHIRTLIMTFFYRYARELVENGHLYIAQPPLYLLKKGKAQHWLHSDKELETKMKEIGREGTSLQRYKGLGEMNPEQLWETTLNPETRTMLQVQLEDAEVADNIFTVLMGSEVEPRRAFIEKHAKDVKRLDV, encoded by the coding sequence ATGGCGAAGGGGAAGGGCGGTTCAGATTACGACGCGTCTAAAATAAAGATCCTGGGCGGGATCGAAGCGGTCCGGATGCGCCCGGGGATGTATATCGGCACGACCGGCAAACCGGGCCTGCATCATTTGATCTACGAAGTGGTCGACAACAGCGTGGACGAAGCGCTGGCCGGGCACTGCGACAAGATCCGCGTCACGATACACAAGGACAACTCGGTCAGCGTCGAGGATAACGGCCGCGGCATCCCGTTCGACCTCCATCCGGAGACCAAGCGGCCGGCGGCCGAAGTAGTGCTGACCACCCTCCATGCCGGCGGCAAGTTCGGCGACTCGGTCTACAAGGTCTCCGGCGGGCTGCACGGCGTCGGCGTCTCGGTCGTCAACGCTCTTTCCGACTGGATGGAAGTGGAGATCTACCGCGACGGCCGAATGTACCACCAGCGTTTCGAGACCGGCAAGCCGGGCAAGGAGAAGATCACCCCCGCCAAGGATAAAGAGCGGAACGGCACGACCGTCACTTTCCACCCGGACAAGACCATATTTGACGACATTGAATTCGAATTTGAGACCGCCAAGCACCGTTTGCAGGAAGTGGCCTTTCTGAATAAAGGGCTGACGATCGTTTTGGCCGACGAACGCGAGAAAGAAAAATTAGAAGAAGAATATCATTATGACGGCGGGATCGTCGAATTCGTGACCAGCCTGAGCCGAGGGAAGGAAGCGCTCTACGCTCCGCCCGCGTACTGCACTGGGGAAAAAGACAATGTTTTTGTCGAAGTCGCGGTCCAACACCTTAAAGATTATTACGACGAGAATGTTTATTCTTACGTCAACTGCATCCGGACCAGGGAAGGGGGTACCCACCTGGTCGGCTTTAAATCGGCGCTGACCAAGGCGATCAATTCATACGCTAAAAAGAACAATATGTTGAAGGAGAATGAAGCGCTGGCCGGTGAGGACGTGCGCGAGGGTTTAACCGCGGTCATTAACCTGCGCATTCCATCGCCGCAGTTCGAAGGCCAGACCAAGACCAAGCTGGGGAACAGCGAGGTCAAGGGGCTGGTCGACTCGATCGTGGCGGATGGGCTGGGGCTTTACCTTGACAAGAACCCGGCGGCCGGCCGGGCGATGATCGAAAAATCGCTGTTGGCTTACCGGGTCCGCGCCGCGGCCCGCAAGGCGCAGGAGCTGGAACGGAAAAAATCGGCGCTCGACACGGCGATGTTGCCGGGGAAGCTGGCCGATTGTTCTGAATCGGACCCGGCCAAATGCGAAGTCTTCATAGTTGAGGGGGACAGCGCCGGCGGCTCGGCCAAGCAGGGGCGGGACCGGCGATTCCAGGCGATCCTGCCGCTCAAGGGGAAGATCCTGAACGTGGAAAAAGCGCGGCTGGATAAGATCCTGGCCAACAACGAGATCCGGACGCTGATCACCGCGATCGGCCCCGGCTGCATCGCGGCCCTGAAAGGCGACGGGAACGGAGAGTCGGAGGTGGAGTTAACTCCCGATGAACTGAAAAAGCGCCTGCGCTACCATAAGATAATCCTTCTCTGCGACGCCGACGTTGACGGCGCCCATATTCGCACCCTGATCATGACCTTCTTCTACCGCTACGCCCGCGAATTGGTCGAGAACGGCCATCTTTATATCGCTCAACCGCCGCTGTACTTACTGAAGAAGGGTAAAGCGCAGCACTGGCTCCACTCCGACAAAGAGCTGGAGACTAAAATGAAGGAGATCGGCCGGGAAGGGACCAGCCTCCAGCGCTATAAAGGGTTAGGTGAAATGAACCCCGAACAACTCTGGGAGACGACCCTTAACCCGGAGACGCGGACCATGCTACAGGTCCAACTGGAAGACGCCGAAGTGGCGGACAACATTTTCACCGTGCTGATGGGCTCCGAAGTGGAGCCGCGCCGGGCCTTTATCGAAAAACACGCTAAAGATGTCAAGAGGTTAGACGTATGA